One window of the Rhizorhabdus dicambivorans genome contains the following:
- a CDS encoding phosphoserine transaminase gives MTEYLRPAAKPARPHFSSGPCAKPPGWAPEKLATGSLGRSHRSKLGKARINHAVDLTREILGIPATHRIGIVPGSDTGAVEMALWSLLGARKATMVAWESFGEGWVTDVVKQLKIEADVVKAPYGTLPDLAALDQDTDIVLTWNGTTSGVRVPNGDWIRDDRGGLLIADATSACFAMDMPWDKLDVVTFSWQKVLGGEGAHGILVLGPRAVERLESYTPAWPLPKIFRMTKGGKLIEGIFKGETINTPSMLAVEDYIHSLEWAKQLGGLNGLIARADANAAALDAWVQKTDWIDHLAADPASRSNTSVCLKFADGAVTGLDDEAKLALVKKIAGALELEDAAYDVAGYRDAPPGLRIWCGGTVDTADIEALGPWLDWAWAQATVAA, from the coding sequence ATGACTGAATATCTGCGCCCGGCGGCGAAGCCGGCACGTCCCCATTTTTCTTCCGGTCCCTGCGCCAAGCCTCCCGGCTGGGCTCCTGAGAAGCTTGCCACCGGCTCGCTGGGCCGCTCGCACCGCTCCAAACTCGGCAAGGCCCGGATCAATCACGCGGTCGACCTGACCCGCGAGATCCTCGGCATCCCCGCCACCCACCGCATCGGCATCGTCCCCGGTTCCGACACCGGCGCCGTCGAGATGGCGCTGTGGAGCCTGCTCGGGGCCCGCAAGGCGACGATGGTCGCTTGGGAAAGCTTCGGCGAGGGCTGGGTCACCGACGTCGTCAAGCAGCTCAAGATCGAGGCCGATGTGGTCAAGGCGCCCTATGGCACCCTGCCCGATCTCGCCGCGCTCGATCAGGACACCGATATCGTCCTCACCTGGAACGGCACCACCTCGGGCGTCCGCGTCCCCAATGGCGACTGGATCAGGGATGATCGCGGCGGCCTGCTGATCGCCGACGCCACCTCGGCCTGCTTCGCCATGGACATGCCGTGGGACAAGCTCGATGTCGTCACCTTCTCCTGGCAGAAGGTGCTGGGCGGCGAAGGCGCGCACGGCATCCTCGTCCTCGGCCCCCGCGCGGTCGAGCGGCTGGAAAGCTACACCCCCGCCTGGCCGCTGCCGAAGATCTTCCGCATGACCAAGGGCGGCAAGCTGATCGAGGGCATCTTCAAGGGCGAGACGATCAACACCCCGTCGATGCTGGCGGTCGAGGATTATATCCACAGCCTCGAATGGGCCAAGCAGCTGGGCGGCCTGAACGGGCTGATCGCCCGCGCCGACGCCAATGCCGCAGCGCTCGACGCCTGGGTGCAGAAGACCGACTGGATCGACCATCTCGCCGCCGATCCGGCATCGCGTTCGAACACCTCGGTCTGCCTGAAGTTCGCGGACGGCGCCGTCACCGGCCTCGACGACGAGGCCAAGCTGGCGCTCGTCAAGAAGATCGCCGGCGCGCTGGAGCTGGAGGACGCCGCCTATGACGTCGCCGGCTATCGCGACGCCCCGCCGGGCCTGCGTATCTGGTGCGGCGGTACGGTCGACACCGCCGACATCGAGGCGCTCGGCCCGTGGCTCGACTGGGCCTGGGCCCAGGCCACCGTCGCGGCCTGA
- a CDS encoding DUF721 domain-containing protein — translation MKRAMSETIKTRKVASKPKQPAAEPRPRGGAARKLADMLPDVGRAAFRKFGFVQSSVVSRWAEIVGERYARVSVPESIRFPQGRRSEGVLTLIVEGAHGPMLQHVAPTIVERVNRFFGYPAVARLAIRQGACAEPPREARKAPPSLQPVPLDLGESLREIGDPELRACLESLAGALAATSGPPVVASGESKK, via the coding sequence ATGAAGCGCGCGATGAGCGAAACCATCAAGACCCGCAAGGTGGCGAGCAAGCCGAAGCAGCCGGCGGCCGAGCCTCGCCCGCGCGGCGGCGCGGCGCGCAAGCTGGCCGACATGCTGCCCGATGTCGGTCGCGCGGCCTTCCGCAAGTTCGGTTTCGTGCAGAGCTCGGTGGTCAGCCGCTGGGCCGAGATCGTGGGGGAGCGCTATGCCCGCGTCTCGGTGCCCGAATCGATCCGCTTCCCGCAGGGGCGCCGGTCCGAAGGGGTGCTGACCCTGATCGTTGAGGGCGCGCATGGCCCGATGCTCCAGCATGTCGCGCCGACGATCGTCGAGCGGGTCAACCGCTTCTTCGGCTATCCGGCGGTCGCGCGGCTCGCCATCCGCCAGGGCGCCTGCGCCGAACCCCCGCGCGAGGCGCGCAAGGCGCCGCCTTCGCTCCAGCCGGTCCCGCTCGATCTGGGCGAAAGCCTGCGCGAGATCGGCGACCCGGAGCTGCGCGCTTGCCTCGAATCGCTGGCCGGGGCGCTCGCCGCGACCAGCGGCCCGCCCGTCGTCGCATCCGGAGAGAGCAAGAAGTGA
- a CDS encoding chromosome segregation SMC family protein: protein MRIRKLRLSGFKSFVEPAELIIERGLTGIVGPNGCGKSNLLEAIRWVMGESSAKSMRGGGMEDVIFAGTTSRPARDFAEVTLFTERPEAEADEDREVEVTRRIERGAGSAYRMNGRDVRQKDVGLLFADAATGAHSPALVSQGRIAAVIAAKPAERRQMLEEAAGIAGLHVRRKDAESKLRATETNLTRLDDLIADMEARTASLRRQARAAERYKSLSDQIRLAEARLIFSRWRDAAAAAEAAKKEATTAEALVNQAAEAQRGITARQADATRKVADARAAAQTARERATGLAHRLATLTGELESVRRRIADIAQSRDTLSRDRAREDRLAIDAAAALSALAEEEKELGRRIEEAKLRQAAIDGQVRDAEAEAREAELLVAKAQAAFAAEQADMRVAQANVAAARQRLDRAQAEAQRIARELGNLGDEAPLVARRAAAIAAREAAERAIAEAMAAIGGGEEARAAAAQRRDEAEAASSAARAALAALESEARSLEKAASGAGKGDRAIDRIKAGRGYERALAAALGDDLDAAVGGEGPLRWSGAVAGDDPALPAGTERLADHVQGPAELARRLAQVAVVDADDGSVQLAVGQRLVTRDGRMRRWDGFIAANVGAAAAERLVRANRLSELEAQLPAARAELEAAQSALAEANGATASAKAAIDAARAELSRAEAAQRNAIRDEDQATTAIERLAAQQAAMAERQARAKAEADEATEAVEAQMAAMLALPDGEASRSEVDRLRQASETVRARLFEARGQAMTLAQAASADAQRQEAARSEAKSWKTRAGDAANRIAEMDARAAAIAKETKALEGRPEELAALIESVGADARAAETADAAAREAERLAEAELRAIEAGMAEAGEALAAAREARAGAQARLENQELRRVEMSRISGERFECPAPALPEKIGFSGDEVADGQAESARLDRLTADRERLGPVNLVAETELAEIEAQYGTSIAERDELYEAISRLRGSIGSLNREGRARLLAAFEAVNGHFKRLFATLFGGGEAHLALIDSDDPLEAGLEIMAQPPGKNLSSLTLLSGGEQALTAVALIFGLFLTNPAPICVLDEVDAPLDDANIERFCDLLVAMTQETETRYLIVTHNAVTMSRMHRLFGVTMVERGVSRLVSVDLGAAERLLAAE, encoded by the coding sequence ATGCGCATCCGCAAGCTCCGCCTTTCAGGTTTCAAGAGCTTCGTCGAGCCGGCCGAGCTGATCATCGAACGCGGCCTGACGGGGATTGTCGGGCCGAATGGGTGCGGCAAATCCAACCTGCTCGAAGCGATCCGCTGGGTAATGGGCGAATCCAGCGCCAAGTCGATGCGCGGCGGCGGCATGGAGGATGTGATCTTCGCCGGCACGACCAGCCGGCCGGCGCGAGACTTCGCCGAGGTCACGCTGTTCACCGAGCGCCCCGAAGCCGAGGCCGACGAGGATCGCGAGGTCGAGGTCACCCGCCGGATCGAGCGCGGCGCCGGTTCCGCCTACCGCATGAACGGGCGCGACGTGCGCCAGAAGGATGTCGGCCTGCTGTTCGCCGATGCCGCGACCGGCGCCCATTCCCCGGCGCTGGTCAGCCAGGGCCGCATCGCTGCGGTGATCGCCGCCAAGCCCGCCGAGCGGCGCCAGATGCTGGAGGAGGCGGCCGGGATCGCCGGCCTCCATGTCCGCCGCAAGGATGCCGAATCCAAGCTGCGCGCGACCGAGACCAACCTCACCCGGCTCGACGATCTGATCGCCGACATGGAGGCGCGCACCGCCAGCCTGCGCCGCCAGGCCCGGGCCGCGGAGCGCTATAAGTCGCTGAGCGATCAGATCAGGCTGGCGGAGGCGCGGCTGATCTTCTCGCGCTGGCGCGATGCTGCTGCTGCCGCCGAAGCCGCGAAGAAGGAGGCGACCACCGCCGAGGCGCTGGTCAACCAGGCCGCCGAGGCGCAGCGCGGCATCACCGCGCGCCAGGCCGACGCGACCCGCAAGGTCGCCGATGCGCGCGCGGCGGCGCAGACTGCACGCGAGCGCGCGACCGGGCTCGCCCATCGCCTCGCCACCCTGACCGGCGAACTGGAGAGCGTGCGGCGCCGGATCGCCGACATCGCCCAGTCCCGCGACACATTGAGCCGGGATCGGGCGCGAGAGGACCGGCTCGCGATCGATGCGGCGGCGGCGCTGTCGGCGCTGGCCGAGGAGGAAAAGGAACTCGGCCGCCGGATCGAGGAGGCCAAGCTCCGCCAGGCCGCGATCGACGGCCAGGTCCGCGATGCGGAGGCCGAGGCGCGCGAGGCCGAACTGCTGGTCGCCAAGGCGCAGGCCGCCTTTGCCGCTGAGCAGGCCGACATGCGCGTCGCCCAGGCCAATGTCGCGGCGGCACGCCAACGGCTCGACCGGGCCCAGGCCGAGGCGCAGCGCATTGCTCGTGAACTCGGGAATCTGGGTGACGAGGCACCGCTGGTGGCACGTCGCGCCGCCGCCATCGCCGCGCGCGAGGCGGCCGAGCGGGCGATCGCCGAGGCGATGGCTGCGATCGGCGGGGGCGAGGAGGCGCGCGCCGCCGCCGCCCAGCGCCGCGACGAGGCCGAAGCGGCGAGCAGCGCGGCGCGGGCCGCGCTTGCCGCGCTCGAATCCGAGGCACGCTCGCTGGAGAAGGCGGCGAGCGGCGCCGGCAAGGGCGACCGTGCGATCGACCGGATCAAGGCGGGGCGCGGCTATGAGCGCGCGCTGGCGGCGGCGCTGGGCGACGATCTCGATGCGGCGGTGGGCGGCGAGGGGCCGCTGCGCTGGTCGGGAGCGGTGGCGGGCGACGATCCGGCGCTGCCGGCGGGGACCGAGCGGCTCGCCGATCATGTCCAGGGTCCGGCCGAGCTGGCGCGGCGGCTGGCGCAGGTCGCGGTGGTCGATGCCGATGACGGCAGCGTGCAGCTTGCGGTCGGGCAGCGGCTGGTGACGCGCGATGGCCGGATGCGTCGCTGGGATGGCTTCATCGCCGCCAATGTCGGCGCGGCGGCGGCCGAGCGGCTGGTACGCGCCAACCGGCTCTCCGAACTGGAAGCCCAGCTTCCGGCCGCGCGCGCCGAGCTGGAGGCGGCGCAGTCGGCGCTGGCCGAAGCCAATGGCGCGACCGCGTCGGCCAAGGCGGCGATCGATGCCGCCCGCGCCGAATTGAGCCGTGCCGAGGCGGCGCAGCGCAACGCGATCCGCGACGAGGATCAGGCGACCACCGCGATCGAGCGGCTCGCGGCCCAGCAGGCGGCCATGGCCGAGCGGCAGGCGCGCGCCAAGGCCGAAGCCGACGAGGCGACCGAGGCGGTCGAGGCCCAGATGGCGGCGATGCTGGCCCTGCCCGACGGCGAGGCCAGCCGCAGCGAGGTGGACCGGCTGCGCCAGGCGAGCGAGACGGTGCGCGCACGGCTGTTCGAGGCTCGGGGCCAGGCGATGACCCTGGCACAGGCGGCTTCCGCCGACGCGCAGCGGCAGGAGGCGGCCCGCAGCGAGGCAAAGAGCTGGAAGACCCGTGCGGGCGACGCTGCCAACCGCATCGCCGAGATGGATGCGCGTGCCGCCGCGATCGCCAAGGAGACCAAGGCGCTCGAAGGCCGGCCCGAGGAGCTGGCGGCGCTGATCGAGAGCGTCGGCGCCGATGCCCGCGCCGCCGAGACCGCCGATGCCGCCGCGCGCGAGGCCGAGCGGCTCGCCGAGGCCGAACTGCGCGCGATCGAGGCCGGTATGGCCGAGGCGGGCGAGGCGCTCGCCGCTGCCCGCGAGGCGCGCGCGGGGGCACAGGCACGGCTGGAGAATCAGGAGCTCCGCCGGGTCGAGATGAGCCGCATCTCGGGCGAGCGTTTCGAGTGCCCGGCGCCGGCGCTGCCCGAGAAGATCGGCTTCTCGGGCGACGAGGTCGCCGACGGCCAGGCCGAATCGGCGCGGCTCGACCGGCTGACCGCCGACCGCGAGCGGCTGGGACCGGTCAATCTCGTCGCCGAAACCGAGCTCGCCGAGATCGAGGCGCAGTACGGCACCAGCATCGCCGAGCGCGACGAACTGTACGAGGCGATCAGCCGGCTGCGCGGATCGATCGGCAGCCTCAACCGCGAGGGGCGGGCGCGGCTGCTGGCGGCGTTCGAGGCGGTCAACGGCCATTTCAAGCGGCTGTTCGCGACCCTGTTCGGCGGCGGCGAGGCACATCTCGCGCTGATCGACAGCGACGATCCGCTGGAGGCGGGGCTGGAGATCATGGCGCAGCCGCCGGGCAAGAACCTGTCATCGCTGACCCTGCTGTCGGGCGGCGAACAGGCGCTGACCGCGGTCGCGCTGATCTTCGGCCTGTTCCTGACCAATCCGGCGCCGATCTGCGTCCTCGACGAGGTCGATGCGCCGCTGGACGACGCCAATATCGAGCGCTTCTGCGACCTGCTCGTCGCGATGACGCAGGAGACCGAGACCCGCTACCTGATCGTCACCCACAACGCGGTGACGATGAGCCGCATGCATCGCCTGTTCGGCGTGACGATGGTCGAGCGCGGCGTGAGCCGGCTGGTGTCGGTCGACCTCGGCGCCGCGGAGCGGCTGCTCGCGGCGGAGTAG
- a CDS encoding c-type cytochrome, with protein MDDRANTIAGWALAGGIAALGLSILSGEYFKAERPEKMGYVVEGVEEEGEAGAAEAEKPIAFYLASADPAKGADVFKKCAACHNAEKGGANALGPNLWGVLGEGVGQGAHGFAFSDALKSKGGTWDWQNLSDWLKNPKAFAPGTKMTFAGLSKPEDRANIIAYLNQQSDAPRPMPAVPAEAAAPAAEGAAADNGAAPAEGGNEAAPAAK; from the coding sequence ATGGACGATCGCGCAAACACGATTGCGGGCTGGGCGCTGGCTGGCGGCATTGCCGCGCTGGGCCTTTCGATCCTCAGCGGCGAATATTTCAAGGCCGAGCGCCCCGAGAAGATGGGCTATGTGGTCGAAGGCGTCGAGGAAGAGGGCGAGGCTGGTGCCGCCGAGGCCGAGAAGCCGATCGCCTTCTATCTGGCGAGCGCCGATCCGGCCAAGGGCGCCGACGTCTTCAAGAAGTGCGCGGCATGCCACAATGCGGAGAAGGGCGGCGCCAACGCGCTGGGCCCGAATCTGTGGGGCGTGCTGGGCGAGGGTGTCGGCCAGGGCGCGCATGGTTTCGCCTTCTCCGACGCGCTCAAGTCGAAGGGCGGCACCTGGGACTGGCAGAATCTCAGCGACTGGCTGAAGAATCCGAAGGCCTTCGCACCGGGCACCAAGATGACCTTCGCGGGTCTCTCCAAGCCTGAGGACCGCGCCAACATCATCGCCTATCTCAACCAGCAGAGCGACGCGCCCCGCCCGATGCCGGCGGTCCCCGCCGAAGCCGCGGCCCCGGCCGCCGAGGGCGCCGCCGCCGACAATGGCGCGGCCCCGGCCGAAGGCGGCAACGAAGCGGCGCCGGCCGCCAAATAA
- a CDS encoding DsbA family protein, translating to MKSRLLLAALLAALCVPALAAPAAKPKAKATAARNWLTTAGRTAEGAIVIGNPAAKVKLVEYLSMTCSHCAQLSAEALPPLQRDYIARGLVSLEVRHAVRDGYDFAASLLLRCEPPARYLESIEALFATQPQWMQKGAGAAAVPGFDSKSSDEKMLAVARASGFDSFFARRGMSPQAFAACMADEKAQQQLAQMAGNSWERDAIPGTPLILINGKRQEGVHDWADLEPLIRAALK from the coding sequence GTGAAATCCCGTCTGTTGCTGGCCGCGCTGCTGGCCGCGCTTTGCGTACCCGCGCTCGCGGCGCCGGCGGCCAAGCCGAAAGCCAAGGCGACTGCCGCCCGCAACTGGCTGACGACCGCAGGCCGCACCGCCGAAGGCGCCATCGTGATCGGTAATCCGGCGGCGAAGGTGAAACTCGTCGAATATCTGTCGATGACCTGTTCGCATTGCGCGCAGCTTTCGGCGGAGGCGTTGCCGCCGCTCCAGCGCGATTACATCGCCAGGGGGCTGGTCAGCCTGGAGGTGCGCCACGCCGTGCGCGACGGCTATGATTTCGCGGCCTCGCTGCTGCTCCGCTGCGAGCCGCCGGCCCGTTATCTCGAATCGATCGAGGCGCTGTTCGCGACCCAGCCGCAATGGATGCAGAAGGGAGCGGGAGCGGCTGCCGTGCCCGGCTTTGACAGCAAGTCGTCCGATGAGAAGATGCTCGCCGTGGCGCGCGCCTCGGGCTTCGACAGCTTTTTCGCCAGGCGCGGCATGAGCCCGCAGGCCTTCGCCGCCTGCATGGCCGACGAAAAGGCGCAGCAGCAGCTTGCGCAGATGGCCGGCAACAGCTGGGAGCGCGACGCGATTCCCGGCACGCCTCTGATCCTGATCAACGGCAAGCGGCAGGAGGGAGTCCATGACTGGGCCGATCTCGAACCGCTGATCAGGGCGGCGCTGAAATAG
- the nudC gene encoding NAD(+) diphosphatase, which produces MSLIPTPGFTGSPLVRIDIERDNQDYFDQAVSSLSARLLRLDGLKPVLEPDGSLSWGSLAEADPDVDLALLGLIDGKPRFVALAPVDMRQDQRMGTINGAMAMTEPGAPATYAAARSLVDWHNRHRFCANCGQRTTVRRSGWARFCLKDAGGCGAEHFPRTDPVVIMLAEYGDKVLVGRNKNTMQGKFYSALAGFLEVGESIEDAVARELFEEAGVIVTEVRYLTSQPWPIPSQLMIGCVAKVESNVVTLDTNELNDAIWVDRDQVRAALAGEPDALFTMRYPLAIAHTLLQAWANGA; this is translated from the coding sequence ATGTCCCTGATCCCCACCCCCGGCTTCACCGGATCGCCGCTGGTCCGCATCGATATCGAACGCGACAACCAGGATTATTTCGACCAGGCGGTCTCCAGCCTGTCGGCGCGGCTGCTCCGCCTCGACGGGCTCAAGCCGGTGCTGGAACCGGATGGGAGCCTCAGCTGGGGTTCGCTGGCCGAGGCCGATCCGGACGTTGACTTGGCCCTGCTGGGCCTGATCGACGGTAAGCCGCGCTTTGTCGCGCTGGCGCCAGTCGACATGCGGCAGGACCAGCGCATGGGCACGATCAACGGCGCGATGGCGATGACCGAGCCGGGGGCGCCCGCCACCTATGCCGCCGCCCGCTCGCTGGTCGACTGGCACAACCGCCACCGCTTCTGTGCCAATTGCGGGCAGCGGACGACGGTGCGCCGGTCGGGCTGGGCGCGCTTCTGCCTGAAGGATGCCGGGGGCTGCGGCGCCGAACATTTCCCGCGCACCGATCCGGTTGTGATCATGCTCGCCGAATATGGCGACAAGGTGCTGGTCGGGCGCAACAAGAACACGATGCAGGGCAAATTCTACTCGGCGCTCGCCGGCTTCCTGGAGGTCGGCGAATCGATCGAGGATGCGGTCGCGCGCGAGCTGTTCGAGGAAGCCGGGGTGATCGTCACCGAGGTGCGCTACCTCACCAGCCAGCCCTGGCCGATTCCGTCGCAGCTGATGATCGGCTGTGTCGCGAAGGTCGAGAGCAACGTGGTGACGCTGGACACCAACGAGCTAAACGATGCGATATGGGTCGATCGCGATCAGGTGCGGGCGGCGCTGGCCGGGGAACCCGACGCCCTGTTCACCATGCGCTATCCGCTGGCGATCGCGCATACCCTGCTGCAAGCCTGGGCCAACGGCGCCTGA
- a CDS encoding thioredoxin domain-containing protein: MKKTLALMTLGLALAVTGCGKKEGESNTANMAAPAAPAAPYTGKDWSETIVKTPEGGFRMGNPDAPVKLVEYASMTCPHCRDFTKAGADPLKTNYVRTGKLSWEYRNFVLNPLDVAATLVARCQGADTFFPFIEQLYATQADWVGKFNSVDEKTLQSIGALPQQEQFSKLVELSGLQDFFKAHGVPDSRIKACLADKGALDELIKIRDRAANEEKVDGTPNFFINGVRQEGVYDWPGLETKLREQVR; this comes from the coding sequence ATGAAGAAGACGCTCGCTCTCATGACCCTTGGCCTTGCCCTGGCCGTCACCGGCTGCGGCAAGAAGGAAGGCGAGTCCAATACCGCCAACATGGCCGCTCCCGCGGCGCCGGCCGCTCCCTACACGGGGAAGGACTGGAGCGAGACCATCGTCAAGACGCCGGAAGGCGGTTTCCGCATGGGCAATCCGGACGCGCCGGTGAAGCTGGTCGAATATGCGTCGATGACCTGCCCGCATTGTCGCGACTTCACCAAGGCCGGGGCCGATCCGCTCAAGACCAACTATGTCCGCACCGGCAAGCTGAGCTGGGAATATCGCAATTTCGTGCTCAATCCGCTCGATGTCGCGGCGACGCTGGTCGCGCGCTGCCAGGGCGCCGACACCTTCTTCCCCTTCATCGAGCAGCTCTATGCCACCCAGGCCGATTGGGTGGGCAAGTTCAACTCGGTTGACGAGAAGACGCTCCAGTCGATCGGCGCGCTGCCGCAGCAGGAACAGTTCAGCAAGCTGGTCGAGCTTTCCGGTCTCCAGGATTTCTTCAAGGCGCATGGCGTGCCGGACAGCCGGATCAAGGCCTGCCTTGCGGACAAGGGCGCGCTCGACGAGTTGATCAAGATCCGCGACCGCGCCGCCAATGAGGAGAAGGTCGACGGCACGCCGAACTTCTTCATCAATGGCGTGCGGCAGGAAGGCGTCTATGACTGGCCCGGCCTGGAAACCAAGCTGCGCGAGCAGGTTCGCTGA
- a CDS encoding prephenate dehydratase, with protein MQNYPAPAQALVAEMTAACAADPGRAVAFQGAPGANSHIAALEAFPNGLPLPCFSFEDALDAVRDFRADCAVIPIENSLHGRVADMHFLLPESGLVITGEHFLHIRHTLMALPNHGKITEVMSHPQALGQCRHWTRAQGMTPISYPDTAGAAAAVAEAGDTHVAALAPSIAAAVYGLKVIEENVADSDDNTTRFVVLARAGLDISPDNGPVMTTFIFEVKNIPAALYKALGGFATNGVNMTKLESYQRGARFAATEFYADIEGHPEQPHVRRALEELAFHTKWVRLLGTYPQARDRGM; from the coding sequence ATGCAGAATTATCCCGCCCCCGCGCAGGCGCTCGTCGCCGAGATGACCGCCGCCTGTGCCGCCGATCCGGGCCGCGCCGTGGCGTTTCAGGGCGCGCCGGGGGCCAATTCGCACATCGCCGCGCTGGAGGCCTTTCCCAACGGCCTGCCGCTGCCCTGCTTCAGTTTCGAGGATGCGCTGGATGCGGTGCGCGACTTTCGCGCCGATTGCGCGGTGATTCCGATCGAGAATTCGCTGCACGGTCGCGTCGCCGACATGCACTTCCTCCTGCCCGAATCGGGGCTGGTGATAACCGGCGAGCATTTCCTGCACATCCGCCACACGCTGATGGCGCTGCCGAACCACGGCAAGATTACCGAGGTGATGAGCCATCCCCAGGCGCTCGGCCAGTGCCGGCACTGGACGCGCGCGCAGGGCATGACGCCGATCAGCTATCCCGACACGGCGGGCGCGGCCGCGGCGGTGGCCGAGGCAGGCGACACCCATGTCGCGGCGCTGGCTCCCTCGATCGCGGCGGCGGTCTATGGCCTCAAGGTGATCGAGGAGAATGTCGCCGATTCCGACGACAACACCACCCGCTTCGTCGTGCTCGCCCGTGCCGGGCTGGACATCTCGCCGGACAACGGCCCGGTGATGACTACCTTCATCTTCGAGGTGAAGAACATCCCCGCCGCGCTCTACAAGGCGCTGGGCGGCTTCGCGACCAACGGCGTCAACATGACCAAGCTGGAAAGCTACCAGCGCGGCGCGCGCTTCGCGGCGACCGAATTCTACGCGGATATCGAGGGCCACCCCGAACAGCCGCACGTCCGCCGCGCGCTCGAGGAGCTGGCGTTCCACACCAAATGGGTGCGCCTGCTCGGCACCTACCCCCAGGCCCGCGACCGGGGGATGTGA
- a CDS encoding A/G-specific adenine glycosylase yields MPVDAVPEKLLNWYDAHHRRLPWRAGPGEPRAAPYRVWLSEVMLQQTTVAAVKSYYAHFTTRWPTVADLAAADEAEVMAAWAGLGYYARARNLIACARAVVNDHGGAFPDSEAGLRTLPGIGDYSAAAIAAIAFGRRAVVVDANVERVTSRLFAFDGPLPVGRPAIRELADRITPDERAGDFAQAMMDLGSSICTVRNPQCLICPLHGDCAARAAGNPEAYPVKAPKKAKPQRRGTAFWIERDGHVWLVRRPAKGMLGGMRALPTGPWTDADPGLAEAPAKADWVEAGSVDHVFTHFALRLRVVTTRKPAPLNEGEWWPIARIEEAGLPTLFARAAARAIAAAQD; encoded by the coding sequence ATGCCCGTCGATGCCGTCCCCGAAAAATTGCTGAACTGGTACGACGCGCACCACCGCCGCCTGCCCTGGCGTGCGGGGCCGGGCGAGCCCCGCGCCGCGCCCTATCGGGTGTGGCTGTCGGAAGTCATGCTGCAGCAGACCACGGTCGCCGCGGTGAAATCCTATTACGCCCATTTCACCACGCGCTGGCCCACCGTCGCCGATCTGGCGGCCGCCGACGAGGCGGAGGTGATGGCCGCCTGGGCGGGGCTCGGCTATTATGCCCGCGCCCGCAACCTGATCGCCTGTGCCCGTGCCGTCGTGAACGACCATGGCGGCGCCTTTCCCGACAGCGAAGCCGGCCTGCGCACCCTGCCCGGCATCGGCGACTATAGCGCCGCCGCCATCGCCGCCATCGCCTTCGGCCGCCGCGCGGTGGTGGTCGATGCCAATGTCGAACGGGTGACGAGCCGCCTGTTCGCCTTCGATGGCCCCCTGCCCGTCGGCCGGCCCGCGATCCGCGAACTGGCGGACCGGATCACGCCGGACGAACGCGCCGGCGATTTCGCCCAGGCGATGATGGACCTCGGCTCCTCGATCTGCACGGTGCGCAACCCGCAATGCCTGATCTGCCCCCTCCACGGCGATTGCGCCGCGCGGGCCGCCGGCAATCCCGAAGCCTATCCGGTGAAGGCGCCCAAGAAGGCCAAGCCGCAGCGCCGGGGAACGGCCTTCTGGATCGAGCGCGACGGCCATGTCTGGCTGGTGCGCCGCCCCGCCAAGGGCATGCTGGGCGGCATGCGCGCGCTGCCAACCGGCCCCTGGACCGATGCCGATCCCGGGCTGGCCGAAGCCCCCGCCAAGGCCGATTGGGTGGAGGCGGGATCGGTCGACCATGTCTTCACCCATTTCGCGCTCAGGCTGCGGGTCGTCACCACCCGGAAACCTGCACCGCTCAATGAAGGCGAATGGTGGCCGATCGCGCGGATCGAGGAGGCCGGGCTACCCACCCTCTTCGCACGCGCCGCCGCCCGCGCTATCGCCGCCGCGCAAGACTAG